The Branchiostoma floridae strain S238N-H82 chromosome 6, Bfl_VNyyK, whole genome shotgun sequence genomic interval GTGGAATGGGTACCGAATGTTGTATCTTGAGCTGAAGATGTCGTGCGGTGCTTTAATTTCACAGCGTTGAGACTATTGCCTGTTCAGAATACAGAACACAAAAGCTgaaatgtacaacattttgtactcATATTCTGATAGTTCTGAGATACAACACATGAACATTGCCGTAAAGCACCGAACCATACTATGCCATCCCCATGTGCGTTTGACTTTATCAAATGTAACGTGCATGTGAGTGTGTAAAACAGTAATAAActtaatttattttatttatttgccaatgatacaactcattacacggatctgcctaggcagctttgggctggtagcggcagatccacagaggtttgttgtttggagtttccgtctcctaggaggacttccgaccaaggatgcaaggggttcctcctacccctgactcatgtgtcatggcgggtgcgtcatgcccgaacatgcccctatggcctttcaccaccacaaaggcctgtcactgccactagccgcagctatgtactcatttacacctgagttaggtgaggaaagtcgtgtaaagtgcctttcccaagggcacaagatcggtgacacggcaagcggatttgaacccgggacctctcgggcctgagaccaacgcgctcccgatcgtgccacgcggtcccacgcggtcccacattaATTAATGGCAAAGACATTGATTGAAAACATCCTTTTACATCTGACATGTGGTCACCGCTATACtgttaaaacaaacaataccATTTGGAATAGAAGCGTAAAAAGCTTGGAAAGGATAATGAACTATCGGATGCTGAAGCAGCACAGGGACGTTGTTAGTTTTATCATAACGGAGATACAGTATTGTCTTGTTGAAAcgttgtttttcttgttgtgtGCAACAGAAAACTAGCACCATGGCTGTGGTACCTAGGGTGCTGTTTCTTCGTGTGATGATCCTGTGCTTCGTCATGAGGATTTGTGGTGAGACAATACTATCCTTTATGTTGACCGTCATATACGGTTCAATACTACTCAATGTGTTCAATGTATACAAAAATAACTAATACGTACACAGTTCATCCGCAGGGAATGCAGTATCCGCCTTAATGAATGGGGGAGTTATTACAAATTACGTGTAATAACACCTGTAAAAATACATAAGCCTTAGTCTTATACTGTCTacttgtggggaggggggcatttgcTGTATATTCGACCGTGATAGTGTTACATGTGGGTTGATCTATCAGTGAGATCAAATGTCATGCTGTCCTGTCATTGAAGACAACGTTATTACGATCTTCCCATACAGCCTGGACCTGTAATTGTTTGTTAACGAATATAGCTTTCAATTAACATTTTGTTCGTTAAAAATTCCAGGACGGCCACATTGTTTCCCTTTCAATAATATGTCATCTGTCATCCCGATCATAgcttatatgtatgtatttcaCTTCATTCAATAAAAACGTACATTCATGTAAACGGCAGATGCTGTTAATGGCACCAGCGCTAGCACCAGTCCTAGTCCAACAGCAGCGACAACAGCCGGGACAGTGCCGGCAACATCAACAACAGCCGGGGCAATGCCGACAACGACAACAAGAGCAGAAACAACAACACCCTCCGGGTAAGAACTTGTTTGTCAGATATTAGGATTTGAGCTGAGTGTATTCTGGACAggcttaatttttgtgtttgcaCCATGCACACTATAGTATCTGTTGATGCACTTAATTATCATTCCCCGGCAGTCAAATCATTGTCTGTCAAAGCAATATAATTCattgaaaatacattgaaaGCCCTTACGTCATATGCACCTCTCCAAAAAACCAAGATTCGATGCATCAAGATGGAGAGATCCTATGGAGAAATCTTAACTTTATTACTTGTATTTTTCTACTGTACATCCAAGTCCCCTCTTTCTAGATTCCAAGACAACTTAAGTTTTACTTTCTCTGCTGTGGGAAGTCTGGTGCACCCAGGTTCATCGTTCTTACTTTTGTTCCAGAACTCAGGTAGCGACGACGCCACCACCAGCCCCGCCGGAGATGAATTCTATGAGGGATTTTTACAGGATTCTGGAGACATACGACATGAGGATCCGCCCTAACGACCAAGGTGAGCCGCCCTCTCCTGTAAGAGAAATGGGTGTCTCAATAGTCAGTTCAgttcctcatatgaggtgccattaacaatgacTGTCCATGCGTTTCCATcaagcatggcggctagcaagttATAGTCCTTTAAACCAACCTCCTCTtccaaaactttcttaagtgttaggttcggtcgtcccctttttctctttgcgtcaggttcccagaggagGACTTAGGCAGCCATCTCCTCATGACGTACTACATGGCCAGCAAGGGCCAGTCTTCTTTTCTGAATAGTTCTAGTGATCGGGGAAAGTGTCTCAATAAGGCTCGATTAAAACAGATGACGTTTAGATGTTGTTTTTTGAAAGCTTAATTCGGCCTGCAGATTTACAGCTGAGTAACTAAAATAACAGATTTGATTTGCCGTTTCCGTGTCAGGTCCCGGAGTTCATGTTCTCATGCAGATGTACGTGGAGAGCATCGCTTCTATCTCCGAGATATCAATGGTAAGGTTTTCATTGTGTTTGCTGCAATATTGAGACCGGAACTCTCAAATCTTCCCACATTTTCGTTTTCACCTAGAAAGCTGTGTCGTTAGTAATCTGTATGCatttcctgtgtgtgtgtgtgtgtgtgtgtgcgcgcgcgtgtgtgtgttagtgtttgtgtgtgcgtgtgcatacACGTATGTATAACACAAGAAGTTGAATTGCGAATGCATCCGTTTGATTTTTGTGTATGTAAATGAACGACAAGTTCAATTATGGCCTCTAGCGTCTTTCCATGGAACTGCATCAAATTCCTCTATTTTTCCTTTAACAGGACTACGTCATCACGTTCTACTTCCGGATGTGGTGGAACGACCCCCGGTTCCGGTTCACGCCGACCCAGCCCAACCAGACGGCCCAGCTGCACGTGGCTGCCCGCAGCCTAGTCTGGACGCCTGACGTCTACTTCCTGAACGAGAAGGACGCCGGGTACCGGGCCTCCAGCGCCTTCACCAGCCTGCTGTGGGTCTGGCCGAACGGAGACATCCTGTCCAGCCAGAAGTAAGGTTCCATTTGCTccaaaaagtagtcactcaagcagtttctcaagcagacggtcagacatttcagtcaAACATCACTTTGATAGTCTTTCGTCTGTGACactgaaagatagtggatgctatctgaaacgtctgaccgtttccaaaatcatatccagtgcTTGAGACAGGTACTAAGATATATCTACTAAGGTACTAAGATATATcttagtacctggatgtctgacagTCATCGACGTAAGGTTCCATTTGGTCACAGGAAAAACTCAGCCTCAATACAATAAGTAAGCTGACAGTTCTGGTAGGGGATGAAGCATGATAGCTGATGTTTTAAAATGCCTGAGTATATGAAACACTGTTATTTCGTAAAGACGGTTTCCTTCCGTTGCACGTACAGGAAGACGTTGAAGAATTCCTGCCCGATGGATTTCCGCATGTACCCTTTCGACGCCCAGTTCTGTAAGATTCAACTGGGACCATGTAAGTACTTCTCTCATCGTCATGTACTGGTTGCAACGTATTGTAACTGCAAATTAGTCTTTCTTCAATGTGTTCAGCTGCGCCTTTCGTACTAGAAACAACATTCTTTCCAATTTGATAACACTCACGATTTAGCTGTTTCGAAAACGCTATATTTCTTGTATCCGTGCCCCGTGCGCCTTCAGATGGTATGACAACGGATGACCTGGTAATCGAGTGGAAGGAGCCGGCTGTGGAAACCAACCCCGGGATAGAGCTACCGGAGTACGTCATCGATGGGTGGACATGGACGAGCTGTGGCGGGAACTACTCCATAGGTAGGTGGGAAGTAAACTACAATAAGATGTACGGTGTGTGGAACATGTGCTACACAATTAATTGGGCCTCCTCCTAGACAGCTAAGCTTGTTGTCGTTCACCGTCTAACTTCAGAGAGCCGCTCCTTTTTCCAGGCATGCACTAGTCAGGCTAGGGTTTCCACAGTGTTTTTCGTGTGTTTTTGAGTCTCTCGTGCATCTTTCTATTCTAGTGACCGCGCTCGTCTTCAGTAAGGGGTGCGGAAATATCCTCAGAGTATAGGAATGAAGTATCTATCGAGGTGCTTCAGATAAATCTTCTCTTTCTTCCTACAGGTGAATTCGGCTGTAACCAGGCCACTTTCAAGTTAGTACGTAGTGTCGGGTACTACATCACACAGACATATGTGCCCAGGTAGGTTATGGACGTCTCCATACTCTCCGAATTGTAATCTTTTAAATTCAGTCTATAAGCCAGATGCTAACCCAGATTTTATCTGACGCAATGTTGGTACATTGTATGAATCTACATCGTAATCTGttgcatgtatgtattgtatacaTCAGTCACCAGGGCTAGCTCTTTGTTTGCTATTATGGTAGCCATAGCTATATTTCTATacaaccaaagaaataaattcaaTTGAATTAAGCTCTTCATCCGCCCATTGATGTACcgacctagtctctaccagactgactacgctggccatcatttggagaataatttgccagggaagttttgctaccagagaatTTGGTCGGCTGCGCAGCGCAGTGTTTTCCGGAGGGAAACACGAACATTTTAAAGTTCAagaagcgtggactgactcctttggcgaatttcccgatttttttgccgaattctacgatccccgcacctccgtaggaaggcctggtggagactACTACCGACCTATCAGATTTTTAACCTAGTACCGTGTGATATCCCCTCCTGCAGCGCGCTGATCGTGGCGCTATCGTGGCTGACGTTCTGGATCAGTCCGCTCCAGGCCCCGGCCCGGGTCGCCCTGGGCATCACCACCGTCCTGACATCCACCACGCTCACCTCGGCTACAAGGAGCTCCATTCCTAggtaaacaagagttcgtagacctcaggcctgcatgaaatgtattgggtttctgtagacctattgtgtatttttgcctttttgtctgtggtacgtggttggaaaaatgagctttttaccgtgttggttgtgcaccatgcaaaagtctgactctg includes:
- the LOC118418436 gene encoding glycine receptor subunit alpha-3-like isoform X1, giving the protein MPTTTTRAETTTPSGTQVATTPPPAPPEMNSMRDFYRILETYDMRIRPNDQGPGVHVLMQMYVESIASISEISMDYVITFYFRMWWNDPRFRFTPTQPNQTAQLHVAARSLVWTPDVYFLNEKDAGYRASSAFTSLLWVWPNGDILSSQKKTLKNSCPMDFRMYPFDAQFCKIQLGPYGMTTDDLVIEWKEPAVETNPGIELPEYVIDGWTWTSCGGNYSIGEFGCNQATFKLVRSVGYYITQTYVPSALIVALSWLTFWISPLQAPARVALGITTVLTSTTLTSATRSSIPRFSYIRAIDIWMLVCTIYVFTALVEFAAAHHFSRRKQESQISNQMYKNKDRRRKKWAFQTNGILKVHPFQNEKDVVTDGKDKKKENQDVEEDFDEDVAQAMAESDERGQMIAAKIDLMSKIFFPATFILFNIIYWAVYMGSYEGKV
- the LOC118418436 gene encoding glycine receptor subunit alpha-3-like isoform X2 translates to MPTTTTRAETTTPSGTQVATTPPPAPPEMNSMRDFYRILETYDMRIRPNDQGPGVHVLMQMYVESIASISEISMDYVITFYFRMWWNDPRFRFTPTQPNQTAQLHVAARSLVWTPDVYFLNEKDAGYRASSAFTSLLWVWPNGDILSSQKKTLKNSCPMDFRMYPFDAQFCKIQLGPYGMTTDDLVIEWKEPAVETNPGIELPEYVIDGWTWTSCGGNYSIGEFGCNQATFKLVRSVGYYITQTYVPSALIVALSWLTFWISPLQAPARVALGITTVLTSTTLTSATRSSIPRFSYIRAIDIWMLVCTIYVFTALVEFAAAHHFSRRKQESQISNQMYKNKDAFQTNGILKVHPFQNEKDVVTDGKDKKKENQDVEEDFDEDVAQAMAESDERGQMIAAKIDLMSKIFFPATFILFNIIYWAVYMGSYEGKV